In the genome of Desulfomicrobium apsheronum, the window CCGCTCCAGCACGTCCATGACCTTGAAGGAACTCAGGTCCTGGCAGCATGGGTTGATGCGGCATTCGTTCATAAAAATCCCCCTCGCAATTCGTGATAGTGGCGGCTTATACCGCTTCGCGGCAAAGCTCAAATTCTTCCATCCGGACTAGGCGACAATTTTGTGGAAGCGGGAACGTTTTTTCCGGTTTACCTCCAAACCGGCCACCAGTATTTACGCTTTCCGTAAGCGCTCACAGGTCCGCATCTATCCATAAATTTTTCATGTGAGATAATGGGCCTCCAATTCAAGGAGGTCTTCATGAAAACTCAGTTTGCACAGAATCGCGCGGCTCGCTGGATGGCGCATGTCCAGCAATGGCGGGAGAGTGGCCTCGGTAAGACCCGATACTGCCGCGAAAATGGTTTGGCTTTGAGC includes:
- the tnpA gene encoding IS66 family insertion sequence element accessory protein TnpA, with translation MKTQFAQNRAARWMAHVQQWRESGLGKTRYCRENGLALSTFRYWITKSRPSSGGESAAIPALVALPFTFASKAPSIGL